One region of Bubalus bubalis isolate 160015118507 breed Murrah chromosome 15, NDDB_SH_1, whole genome shotgun sequence genomic DNA includes:
- the FZD6 gene encoding frizzled-6 isoform X2, translating to MYFKSDELEFAKSFIGIVSIFCLCATLFTFLTFLIDVRRFRYPERPIIYYSVCYSIVSLMYFIGFLLGNSTACNKADEKLELGDTVVLGSQNKACTILFMFLYFFTMAGTVWWVMLTITWFLAAGRKWSCEAIEQKAVWFHAVAWGIPGFLTIMLLAMNKVEGDNISGVCFVGLYDLDASRYFVLLPLCLCVFVGLSLLLAGIISLNHVRQVIQHDGRNQEKLKKFMIRIGVFSGLYLVPLVTLLGCYVYEQVNRITWEITWVSDHCRQYHIPCPYQANTETRPELALFMIKYLMTLIVGISAVFWVGSKKTCTEWAGFFKRNRKKDPISESRRVLQESCEFFLKHNSKVKHKKKHYKPSSHKLKVISKSMGTSTGATANHGTSAVAITNHDYLGQETLTEIQTSPEASVREVRGDGASTPKLRERDCEEPASPAAPSSKLCGEQTDRKGQGRAGKVNEKSSVSESARSEGRVTPKSDVPESGPVQSNSMQASSSPEPSSLKGSTSLLVHSASGVGKEQGAGGHSDT from the exons atgtattttaaaagcgATGAGCTAGAGTTTgcaaaaagttttattggaatagtTTCAATATTTTGCCTCTGTGCAACCCTTTTCACATTCCTTACTTTTTTAATTGATGTTAGAAGATTCAGATACCCAGAGCGACCTATTATATATTACTCTGTCTGTTACAGCATTGTATCTCTTATGTACTTTATCGGATTCTTGCTAGGCAACAGCACAGCGTGCAATAAGGCAGATGAGAAACTGGAACTTGGTGACACAGTTGTTCTAGGCTCTCAAAATAAGGCTTGCACCATTCTGttcatgtttttgtattttttcaccaTGGCTGGCACTGTGTGGTGGGTGATGCTCACCATTACTTGGTTCTTAGCTGCTGGCCGAAAATGGAGTTGTGAGGCCATTGAACAAAAAGCAGTGTGGTTTCATGCTGTTGCGTGGGGAATACCAGGTTTTCTCACCATTATGCTTCTTGCCATGAACAAAGTTGAAGGAGACAACATTAGTGGCGTCTGCTTTGTCGGCCTCTATGACCTGGATGCTTCGCGCTACTTCGTCCTCTTGCCACTCTGCCTCTGTGTGTTTGTCGGGCTGTCTCTTCTCTTAGCTGGCATTATTTCCTTAAATCACGTTCGACAAGTTATACAACACGATGGCCGGAACCAAGAGAAACTGAAGAAGTTTATGATTCGAATTGGAGTCTTCAGTGGCCTGTATCTTGTGCCATTAGTAACTCTTCTGGGATGCTACGTCTACGAGCAAGTAAACAGGATTACCTGGGAGATAACTTGGGTCTCTGACCACTGTCGTCAGTACCATATCCCATGTCCTTATCAG GCAAATACAGAAACTCGACCAGAATTGGctttatttatgataaaatatctGATGACATTAATTGTTGGCATCTCTGCCGTCTTCTGGGTTGGAAGCAAAAAGACATGCACAGAATGGGCTGGATTTTTTAAACGAAATCGTAAGAAAGA TCCAATCAGTGAAAGTCGAAGAGTGTTACAGGAGTCATGTGAGTTTTTCTTAAAGCACAATTCTAAAGTTAAACACAAAAAGAAGCACTACAAGCCAAGTTCACATAAACTGAAGGTCATTTCCAAATCCATGGGAACCAGCACAGGAGCCACGGCAAATCATGGTACTTCTGCAGTAGCAATCACTAACCATGATTACTTAGGACAAGAAACTCTGACAGAAATACAAACTTCACCAGAAGCATCAGTGAGAGAGGTGAGAGGGGATGGAGCGAGCACCCCCAAATTAAGAGAACGGGACTGTGAGGAGCCTGCCTCCCCAGCAGCACCCAGCTCCAAACTCTGCGGGGAGCAGACGGACAGGAAAGGCCAAGGCCGGGCAGGCAAGGTGAATGAGAAGAGCAGTGTGTCTGAAAGTGCGCGGAGTGAAGGAAG GGTAACCCCGAAGAGTGATGTCCCCGAAAGTGGCCCAGTGCAGAGCAACAGCATGCAGGCGTCCAGTTCTCCAGAGCCAAGCAGCCTCAAAGGCTCAACATCACTGCTTGTTCACTCGGCTTCAGGAGTTGGAAAAGAGCAGGGCGCTGGCGGTCATTCAGATACTTGA
- the FZD6 gene encoding frizzled-6 isoform X1: METFTFLWTCIFLPLVRGHSLFTCEPITVPRCMKMAYNMTFFPNLMGHYDQSIAAVEMEIFLPLANLECSPNVETFLCKAFVPTCTEQIHVVPPCRKFCEKVYSDCKKLMDTFGIRWPEELECDRLQYCDASVPATFNPHTELLGPHKKSEQIRRDIGFWCPRHLKTSGGQGYKFLGIEQCAPPCPNMYFKSDELEFAKSFIGIVSIFCLCATLFTFLTFLIDVRRFRYPERPIIYYSVCYSIVSLMYFIGFLLGNSTACNKADEKLELGDTVVLGSQNKACTILFMFLYFFTMAGTVWWVMLTITWFLAAGRKWSCEAIEQKAVWFHAVAWGIPGFLTIMLLAMNKVEGDNISGVCFVGLYDLDASRYFVLLPLCLCVFVGLSLLLAGIISLNHVRQVIQHDGRNQEKLKKFMIRIGVFSGLYLVPLVTLLGCYVYEQVNRITWEITWVSDHCRQYHIPCPYQANTETRPELALFMIKYLMTLIVGISAVFWVGSKKTCTEWAGFFKRNRKKDPISESRRVLQESCEFFLKHNSKVKHKKKHYKPSSHKLKVISKSMGTSTGATANHGTSAVAITNHDYLGQETLTEIQTSPEASVREVRGDGASTPKLRERDCEEPASPAAPSSKLCGEQTDRKGQGRAGKVNEKSSVSESARSEGRVTPKSDVPESGPVQSNSMQASSSPEPSSLKGSTSLLVHSASGVGKEQGAGGHSDT, from the exons atttttcttcctcttgcaaATCTGGAATGTTCACCAAATGTTGAAACTTTCCTTTGCAAAGCTTTTGTACCAACCTGCACTGAGCAAATTCATGTGGTTCCACCCTGTCGGAAATTTTGTGAGAAAGTGTATTCTGACTGCAAGAAATTAATGGACACTTTTGGGATCCGATGGCCTGAGGAACTTGAATGTGATAG ATTACAGTACTGTGATGCGTCTGTTCCTGCAACTTTTAACCCACACACAGAGCTTCTTGGTCCTCACAAGAAATCAGAACAAATCCGAAGAGACATTGGATTTTGGTGTCCAAGGCATCTTAAGACTTCTGGGGGCCAAGGCTATAAGTTTCTGGGAATTGAGCAATGTGCACCTCCATGCCccaacatgtattttaaaagcgATGAGCTAGAGTTTgcaaaaagttttattggaatagtTTCAATATTTTGCCTCTGTGCAACCCTTTTCACATTCCTTACTTTTTTAATTGATGTTAGAAGATTCAGATACCCAGAGCGACCTATTATATATTACTCTGTCTGTTACAGCATTGTATCTCTTATGTACTTTATCGGATTCTTGCTAGGCAACAGCACAGCGTGCAATAAGGCAGATGAGAAACTGGAACTTGGTGACACAGTTGTTCTAGGCTCTCAAAATAAGGCTTGCACCATTCTGttcatgtttttgtattttttcaccaTGGCTGGCACTGTGTGGTGGGTGATGCTCACCATTACTTGGTTCTTAGCTGCTGGCCGAAAATGGAGTTGTGAGGCCATTGAACAAAAAGCAGTGTGGTTTCATGCTGTTGCGTGGGGAATACCAGGTTTTCTCACCATTATGCTTCTTGCCATGAACAAAGTTGAAGGAGACAACATTAGTGGCGTCTGCTTTGTCGGCCTCTATGACCTGGATGCTTCGCGCTACTTCGTCCTCTTGCCACTCTGCCTCTGTGTGTTTGTCGGGCTGTCTCTTCTCTTAGCTGGCATTATTTCCTTAAATCACGTTCGACAAGTTATACAACACGATGGCCGGAACCAAGAGAAACTGAAGAAGTTTATGATTCGAATTGGAGTCTTCAGTGGCCTGTATCTTGTGCCATTAGTAACTCTTCTGGGATGCTACGTCTACGAGCAAGTAAACAGGATTACCTGGGAGATAACTTGGGTCTCTGACCACTGTCGTCAGTACCATATCCCATGTCCTTATCAG GCAAATACAGAAACTCGACCAGAATTGGctttatttatgataaaatatctGATGACATTAATTGTTGGCATCTCTGCCGTCTTCTGGGTTGGAAGCAAAAAGACATGCACAGAATGGGCTGGATTTTTTAAACGAAATCGTAAGAAAGA TCCAATCAGTGAAAGTCGAAGAGTGTTACAGGAGTCATGTGAGTTTTTCTTAAAGCACAATTCTAAAGTTAAACACAAAAAGAAGCACTACAAGCCAAGTTCACATAAACTGAAGGTCATTTCCAAATCCATGGGAACCAGCACAGGAGCCACGGCAAATCATGGTACTTCTGCAGTAGCAATCACTAACCATGATTACTTAGGACAAGAAACTCTGACAGAAATACAAACTTCACCAGAAGCATCAGTGAGAGAGGTGAGAGGGGATGGAGCGAGCACCCCCAAATTAAGAGAACGGGACTGTGAGGAGCCTGCCTCCCCAGCAGCACCCAGCTCCAAACTCTGCGGGGAGCAGACGGACAGGAAAGGCCAAGGCCGGGCAGGCAAGGTGAATGAGAAGAGCAGTGTGTCTGAAAGTGCGCGGAGTGAAGGAAG GGTAACCCCGAAGAGTGATGTCCCCGAAAGTGGCCCAGTGCAGAGCAACAGCATGCAGGCGTCCAGTTCTCCAGAGCCAAGCAGCCTCAAAGGCTCAACATCACTGCTTGTTCACTCGGCTTCAGGAGTTGGAAAAGAGCAGGGCGCTGGCGGTCATTCAGATACTTGA